One part of the Marichromatium purpuratum 984 genome encodes these proteins:
- a CDS encoding quinone-dependent dihydroorotate dehydrogenase → MDLNLLWHSLRPLVFRFDPERAHRMTLAALARWSERFDGRLVAGDPAHAHPREAMGLRFPNPFGLAAGLDKDAEAIPAWQALGFGFIEVGTVTAQAQPGNPRPRLFRLPEDEAIINRMGFNNAGADRVARRLRRLRERDLLQVPLGVNIGKSKVTPAERAAEDYRYSFERLGELADYVVVNISSPNTPGLRDLQRVDEVKRIVETIQEPNQRLARPRPLLVKLAPDLADGDAIDCARAALEAGCAGLILTNTTIAREGLRSRTEGMAGGLSGRPLQARSTALLATVREALGPEPTLIGVGGVRDVPSVRAKFAAGADLAQVYTGLIYRGPGLVRELLEALD, encoded by the coding sequence ATGGATCTGAATCTGTTGTGGCACTCACTGCGCCCGCTGGTGTTCCGCTTCGACCCGGAACGCGCACACCGCATGACCCTGGCGGCGCTGGCGCGCTGGTCGGAGCGTTTCGATGGTCGGCTGGTCGCCGGTGATCCGGCCCATGCCCATCCGCGCGAGGCGATGGGGCTGCGCTTCCCCAACCCCTTCGGTCTGGCCGCCGGGCTGGACAAGGACGCCGAGGCGATCCCGGCCTGGCAGGCGCTCGGCTTCGGCTTCATCGAGGTCGGCACGGTGACCGCGCAGGCCCAGCCGGGCAACCCGCGTCCGCGGCTGTTCCGGTTGCCCGAGGACGAGGCGATCATCAACCGCATGGGCTTCAACAACGCCGGTGCCGACCGGGTGGCGCGACGGCTGCGACGGTTGCGCGAGCGCGACCTGCTGCAGGTGCCGCTCGGGGTCAATATCGGCAAGTCCAAGGTGACCCCGGCCGAGCGCGCCGCTGAGGACTATCGCTACAGCTTCGAGCGCCTCGGCGAGCTGGCCGACTATGTGGTGGTCAATATCTCCAGCCCGAACACCCCAGGGCTGCGCGACCTGCAGCGCGTCGACGAGGTCAAGCGCATCGTCGAGACCATCCAGGAGCCCAACCAGCGTCTCGCGCGGCCCCGGCCGCTGTTGGTCAAGCTTGCGCCCGATCTCGCCGACGGGGATGCCATCGACTGCGCGCGCGCCGCGCTCGAGGCCGGTTGCGCGGGGTTGATCCTGACCAACACCACCATCGCCCGCGAGGGGCTGCGCAGCCGCACCGAGGGCATGGCCGGCGGGCTCTCGGGCCGACCGTTGCAGGCACGCAGCACCGCGCTGCTGGCGACGGTGCGCGAGGCGTTGGGGCCGGAACCGACGTTGATCGGGGTCGGCGGGGTGCGTGACGTGCCCAGTGTGCGCGCCAAGTTCGCCGCCGGCGCCGATCTGGCGCAGGTCTACACCGGGCTGATCTATCGTGGCCCGGGCCTGGTGCGCGAACTGCTCGAGGCGCTCGACTGA
- a CDS encoding DMT family transporter has product MASGNDGLARAAGWMGLALVSFAALAVSARESLAAMSPAQFLFLRTLLGLPLLLALGGMLAPGFMRTRRWRLHLLRNLFHYGGQLCWIGAIGLLPLALVFALEFTTPVWAALLALVFLGERLGHGRLVALVAGLVGVLLITRPGLQPFDAGLVLGLFAALGFAVTMVATKGLTRHDSVFTILFWMLAIQLLLGLPVALWVWQPIGWGELPWLLVAAVTGISAHLGVANAFRHADATLVLPMDFLRLPLIALVGALCYGEGLDPWVLGGGVLILAGNLYSLRRERRG; this is encoded by the coding sequence GTGGCAAGCGGCAACGACGGGCTGGCGCGCGCCGCCGGCTGGATGGGGCTGGCGCTGGTGTCCTTCGCCGCGCTCGCGGTCTCGGCGCGTGAGTCGCTCGCGGCGATGTCCCCGGCGCAATTCCTGTTCCTGCGCACCCTGCTCGGCCTGCCGTTGCTGCTCGCGCTGGGCGGGATGCTGGCGCCGGGGTTCATGCGTACCCGGCGCTGGCGATTGCACCTGTTGCGCAACCTGTTTCACTATGGCGGCCAGCTCTGCTGGATCGGCGCGATCGGGCTGTTGCCGCTGGCGCTGGTGTTCGCGCTCGAGTTCACCACCCCGGTGTGGGCCGCGCTGCTGGCGCTGGTCTTCCTCGGCGAGCGGCTCGGGCATGGCCGCTTGGTGGCGCTGGTCGCCGGCTTGGTCGGTGTGCTGCTGATCACCCGACCGGGGTTGCAGCCGTTCGATGCGGGGCTGGTGCTGGGGCTGTTCGCCGCACTCGGTTTCGCCGTGACCATGGTCGCCACCAAGGGACTGACCCGACACGACTCGGTCTTCACCATCCTGTTCTGGATGCTGGCGATCCAGCTGCTCCTCGGTCTGCCCGTGGCGCTTTGGGTGTGGCAGCCGATCGGTTGGGGCGAGTTGCCTTGGCTGCTGGTGGCGGCGGTGACCGGCATCAGCGCCCATCTCGGCGTGGCCAATGCCTTCCGTCACGCCGATGCCACCCTGGTGCTGCCGATGGACTTCCTGCGCCTGCCGCTGATCGCCCTGGTCGGCGCGCTGTGCTATGGCGAGGGGCTCGACCCCTGGGTGCTGGGCGGCGGCGTGCTGATCCTCGCCGGCAATCTGTACAGTCTGCGTCGCGAGCGGCGCGGCTGA
- a CDS encoding DJ-1/PfpI family protein has protein sequence MAEKKILMLVGDYVEDYEAMVPFQMLQLLGHSVHAVCPDKAAGDKVRTAVHDFEGDQTYSEKLGHNFAITADFDKIDPSRYDALVIPGGRAPEYLRLDLRVIELVRHFAAGDKPIAAICHGQQILAAAGVLEGKQCTAYPAVRPELERAGGSWCEVNDTLSNAYVDGQLVTAPAWPAHPEWIRRFAELLGTRIET, from the coding sequence ATGGCCGAGAAGAAGATCCTGATGTTGGTCGGAGACTATGTCGAAGACTACGAGGCGATGGTCCCCTTCCAGATGCTGCAGCTGCTCGGGCACAGCGTCCATGCCGTCTGCCCGGACAAGGCCGCCGGCGACAAGGTCCGCACCGCAGTCCACGACTTCGAGGGCGACCAGACCTATAGCGAGAAGCTCGGCCACAACTTCGCCATCACCGCCGACTTCGACAAGATCGACCCCAGCCGCTACGACGCCCTGGTCATCCCCGGCGGACGCGCCCCCGAATACCTGCGCCTCGACCTGCGCGTCATCGAGCTGGTGCGTCACTTCGCCGCCGGCGACAAGCCGATCGCCGCGATCTGTCACGGCCAGCAGATCCTCGCCGCCGCCGGGGTCCTCGAGGGCAAGCAGTGCACCGCCTACCCCGCCGTGCGCCCCGAACTCGAACGCGCCGGGGGCAGCTGGTGCGAGGTCAACGACACCCTCAGCAACGCCTATGTCGACGGTCAGCTGGTCACCGCCCCGGCCTGGCCCGCGCACCCCGAGTGGATACGGCGCTTCGCCGAACTGCTGGGCACCCGGAT